One region of Xyrauchen texanus isolate HMW12.3.18 chromosome 11, RBS_HiC_50CHRs, whole genome shotgun sequence genomic DNA includes:
- the stn1 gene encoding CST complex subunit STN1 isoform X2 — translation MAENLAGDADELPSMLWGLDPVFSAYSRLYITDILQMRESRQVPGVYFYKTHPLFQVDVLGTVVYKREREDFYCYGVDDGTGVINCLCWKDEKWRDQGEPTRCRGHSTSAGGFNIEDELRHLKEAQRKCSLLDIGDLLRVRGTVKTSRDQREIKATSFYKVNDPVMAVQISHMLEMPQLYKKCYDQPFQIPSDEVGGSEAGGSSHFKYLLSRSILTLKEFLAEKEVARFRPYDVEFLLHPLIQGISAEQESDAPGTSFSTQIRKLLKETLSILQGEGQIFRKMRTQDEVYNVTEQDKDLLSVIRDILREDTKRDKYAEKGCHILHILSSVRQRYSQNLNREALEVALTFLECNSDIISTTEAHYTVL, via the exons ATGGCGGAAAATCTTGCTGGAGATGCTGATGAGCTCCCATCTATGTTGTGGGGTCTGGACCCTGTGTTCTCTGCATACTCAAGACTCTATATCACTGACATCCTACAGATGAGAGAGTCCAGACAAGTGCCAG GAGTTTATTTCTACAAGACCCACCCACTCTTCCAGGTAGATGTTCTGGGGACAGTTGTTTATAAGCGGGAGAGAGAAGACTTCTACTGCTATGGAG TTGATGATGGGACTGGTGTCATAAACTGTCTCTGCTGGAAAGATGAGAAATGGAGAGATCAGGGAGAGCCAACTAGAT GCAGAGGTCATAGCACATCTGCTGGAGGCTTTAACATTGAAGATGAACTCAGACATCTGAAGGAAGCCCAAAGGAAATGCTCATTGCTTGATATTGGAGACCTGCTGAGGGTACGAGGAACCGTAAAAACCTCCAGGGATCAGAGGGAGATCAAGGCCACCTCCTTCT ATAAAGTGAATGACCCTGTGATGGCAGTGCAGATCTCACACATGCTGGAAATGCCTCAGCTGTACAAGAAGTGCTATGATCAGCCATTCCAGATACCAAGTGATGAAGTGGGCGGCTCAGA GGCTGGTGGGTCCTCACATTTCAAGTATTTGCTGTCTCGGTCAATTCTCACCCTTAAAGAATTCCTTGCTGAAAAAGAGGTGGCCAGATTTCGACCTTATGACGTGGAGTTTCTGTTACATCCACTGATCCAGGGCATTTCAGCAGAACAG GAGTCAGATGCCCCTGGAACCTCATTTTCCACACAAATTCGAAAACTTCTGAAAGAGACCCTGAGCATCCTCCAAGGCGAGGGACAAATATTCCGCAAAATGCGGACCCAGGATGAAGTCTACAAT GTAACTGAACAAGACAAAGATCTCCTCTCAGTGATCAGGGACATTTTACGAGAGGATACCAAACGAGACAAAT ATGCTGAGAAAGGATGCCATATCTTGCATATATTGTCCAGTGTAAGACAGCGCTACAGCCAAAACCTGAATCGTGAGGCCCTGGAGGTTGCCCTGACATTCTTAGAATGCAACAGTGATATTATCAGCACAACAGAGGCTCACTACACTGTTCTTTAG
- the stn1 gene encoding CST complex subunit STN1 isoform X1, with translation MAENLAGDADELPSMLWGLDPVFSAYSRLYITDILQMRESRQVPGVYFYKTHPLFQVDVLGTVVYKREREDFYCYGVDDGTGVINCLCWKDEKWRDQGEPTRCRGHSTSAGGFNIEDELRHLKEAQRKCSLLDIGDLLRVRGTVKTSRDQREIKATSFYKVNDPVMAVQISHMLEMPQLYKKCYDQPFQIPSDEVGGSELVRHNDTAGGSSHFKYLLSRSILTLKEFLAEKEVARFRPYDVEFLLHPLIQGISAEQESDAPGTSFSTQIRKLLKETLSILQGEGQIFRKMRTQDEVYNVTEQDKDLLSVIRDILREDTKRDKYAEKGCHILHILSSVRQRYSQNLNREALEVALTFLECNSDIISTTEAHYTVL, from the exons ATGGCGGAAAATCTTGCTGGAGATGCTGATGAGCTCCCATCTATGTTGTGGGGTCTGGACCCTGTGTTCTCTGCATACTCAAGACTCTATATCACTGACATCCTACAGATGAGAGAGTCCAGACAAGTGCCAG GAGTTTATTTCTACAAGACCCACCCACTCTTCCAGGTAGATGTTCTGGGGACAGTTGTTTATAAGCGGGAGAGAGAAGACTTCTACTGCTATGGAG TTGATGATGGGACTGGTGTCATAAACTGTCTCTGCTGGAAAGATGAGAAATGGAGAGATCAGGGAGAGCCAACTAGAT GCAGAGGTCATAGCACATCTGCTGGAGGCTTTAACATTGAAGATGAACTCAGACATCTGAAGGAAGCCCAAAGGAAATGCTCATTGCTTGATATTGGAGACCTGCTGAGGGTACGAGGAACCGTAAAAACCTCCAGGGATCAGAGGGAGATCAAGGCCACCTCCTTCT ATAAAGTGAATGACCCTGTGATGGCAGTGCAGATCTCACACATGCTGGAAATGCCTCAGCTGTACAAGAAGTGCTATGATCAGCCATTCCAGATACCAAGTGATGAAGTGGGCGGCTCAGAGTTAGTCAGACACAATGATac GGCTGGTGGGTCCTCACATTTCAAGTATTTGCTGTCTCGGTCAATTCTCACCCTTAAAGAATTCCTTGCTGAAAAAGAGGTGGCCAGATTTCGACCTTATGACGTGGAGTTTCTGTTACATCCACTGATCCAGGGCATTTCAGCAGAACAG GAGTCAGATGCCCCTGGAACCTCATTTTCCACACAAATTCGAAAACTTCTGAAAGAGACCCTGAGCATCCTCCAAGGCGAGGGACAAATATTCCGCAAAATGCGGACCCAGGATGAAGTCTACAAT GTAACTGAACAAGACAAAGATCTCCTCTCAGTGATCAGGGACATTTTACGAGAGGATACCAAACGAGACAAAT ATGCTGAGAAAGGATGCCATATCTTGCATATATTGTCCAGTGTAAGACAGCGCTACAGCCAAAACCTGAATCGTGAGGCCCTGGAGGTTGCCCTGACATTCTTAGAATGCAACAGTGATATTATCAGCACAACAGAGGCTCACTACACTGTTCTTTAG